One Gelria sp. Kuro-4 DNA segment encodes these proteins:
- a CDS encoding amidohydrolase family protein has product MFFAQKDGNIGWRITFDNEETRAAVRKYQHRLVGIAWVTPWEGAKAVDEAKRYIESAGFKGIKLHPLLHAFVANEEVVHPIAEAAKDLDVPLFIYSGRPPFPLPWSIAQLAEVFPEVKIVMIHMGPWPRGVHPGGLSLFLLPWKQLPRQELSGKTKKETPPSLGRTSIGDTQEGEVSWN; this is encoded by the coding sequence ATTTTCTTCGCCCAAAAGGATGGCAACATCGGATGGCGAATTACCTTCGACAACGAGGAAACCAGGGCCGCCGTTCGTAAGTACCAGCATAGGCTTGTCGGTATTGCGTGGGTTACCCCCTGGGAGGGAGCAAAAGCCGTAGACGAGGCCAAGCGCTACATTGAGAGTGCTGGCTTCAAAGGCATCAAATTACATCCCCTCCTGCATGCCTTTGTGGCCAACGAAGAAGTGGTGCACCCCATCGCCGAAGCGGCCAAAGACCTGGATGTCCCTCTTTTCATCTACTCCGGGCGCCCTCCCTTTCCCCTTCCTTGGAGCATCGCTCAGCTGGCCGAGGTTTTCCCCGAGGTCAAAATTGTGATGATCCACATGGGGCCATGGCCACGGGGTGTACATCCAGGCGGGCTATCGCTGTTTCTCCTTCCCTGGAAACAGCTCCCACGGCAGGAACTGAGCGGAAAGACGAAGAAAGAGACCCCACCGTCCTTAGGCAGGACG
- a CDS encoding histidine triad nucleotide-binding protein translates to MADLPSDCIFCGIIEGKISAKVVYQDEKVMAFEDIKPIAPVHILIVPRKHIPDLTKTTAEDVDVLGHIQWVAAEIARQQGIAERGFKLVNNCRADGGQVIYHLHYHLIGGKLLKYIV, encoded by the coding sequence GTGGCTGACCTGCCATCCGATTGTATTTTTTGCGGAATAATTGAAGGCAAAATATCGGCAAAAGTGGTATATCAAGACGAAAAGGTCATGGCGTTTGAGGACATCAAGCCGATAGCGCCGGTACACATCCTCATCGTACCTCGCAAACATATACCAGATCTCACCAAGACGACGGCTGAGGATGTAGACGTACTAGGGCATATCCAGTGGGTAGCAGCGGAAATCGCCCGGCAACAGGGGATAGCCGAACGCGGTTTTAAGCTCGTGAACAACTGCCGCGCTGACGGTGGTCAGGTCATCTACCACCTCCACTATCATCTGATAGGTGGAAAACTGCTGAAATACATCGTTTAA
- a CDS encoding sulfide-dependent adenosine diphosphate thiazole synthase, whose protein sequence is MNVFSQPVHDVKVSRLILRHYLQELEEAVESDIIVTGAGPSGLVCAYTLAEKGYKVTVLDRRIAPGGGIWGGSMSFNKVILQKDVADILNQFGIPYTEDEQALVVSSVAFASKLIFAAASHPNIKLFNLITVVDLHSTENKITGVVINNSAIEMGGLHVDPMVLTAKAVLDSTGHDAVLVNLYSKRAKLEMTKESFMNATKGEEEVVRNTRMVAPGLFVAGMAANNVDGGCRMGPIFGGMLLSGKKAAGLIAEYIQK, encoded by the coding sequence ATGAACGTCTTTTCCCAACCCGTTCACGATGTGAAGGTGAGCCGCTTAATTCTCAGGCATTATTTGCAAGAACTAGAAGAGGCGGTGGAATCGGACATCATAGTCACCGGTGCAGGGCCTTCCGGGCTGGTCTGCGCTTATACCCTGGCAGAAAAAGGATATAAAGTCACAGTGCTCGACAGACGCATTGCTCCCGGAGGAGGCATATGGGGCGGCTCGATGAGCTTCAACAAGGTCATACTGCAAAAAGATGTAGCGGACATCCTCAACCAGTTCGGCATCCCGTACACAGAAGATGAACAGGCCCTGGTTGTCTCATCTGTGGCCTTCGCCAGCAAGCTCATCTTCGCTGCCGCTTCCCACCCCAATATCAAGTTGTTCAATCTCATTACTGTAGTGGATCTTCATTCCACAGAGAATAAAATCACCGGCGTGGTCATCAATAACAGTGCCATCGAGATGGGAGGATTGCATGTAGATCCGATGGTGCTCACAGCCAAAGCTGTACTTGATTCTACCGGGCATGACGCTGTCCTTGTAAATCTCTACAGCAAGAGAGCCAAGCTAGAGATGACAAAAGAATCCTTTATGAATGCCACAAAGGGCGAAGAAGAGGTGGTAAGGAATACCCGTATGGTAGCCCCGGGATTGTTTGTGGCAGGTATGGCGGCAAACAACGTCGACGGTGGGTGCAGGATGGGTCCTATCTTTGGAGGTATGTTACTCTCGGGTAAGAAAGCGGCCGGGTTAATCGCAGAATACATTCAGAAATAA
- the ade gene encoding adenine deaminase — MYKVKRRPLAELTVELAAAAQGKVKADVVIQGGRVVNVFTGEILTADVAVRAGRVVLVGAAGHTVGPETRVLDAKGYYLVPGLLDGHIHVESSMVSVTQFARAVLPSGTTTIFMDPHEIANVFGLPGIRLMVEEGKNLPLKVFATMPSCVPAAPGFEDAGAVIGPAEVAEAMGWEGIIGLGEMMNFPGVLAGDPSVHGELQATMAAGKVITGHYSLPETEVGLQAYAAAGIASCHESTRKEDALARLRLGMYAKLREGSAWHDIKATIKSLTETGVDTRRAVLVTDDTHPATLLAVGHLSHVVRRAIEEGLSPIRAIQLATLNPAECFGLSRDLGSIAPGRCADILFVPDLADFRPAKVMVDGEVVAAEGRLLVELPPYLYPEWATRSVRLKHSLTPADFTIPAPVTEGRVRVRAMQVIEAKVGTLSVEAHVPARDGALAAVPAADVAKVACIERHGGPGNIGLGFVKGFGFTGGAVASTVAHDSHNLLIIGMNDADMALAGNTLAECGGGMAAVRDGKVLALLKLPIAGLMSPEPVEEVDAAVRALEAAWRALGCRLVSPFMTMALLSLAVLPELRITNRGLVDTLRFRFVDPVLDV, encoded by the coding sequence TTGTACAAGGTGAAAAGAAGGCCCCTCGCCGAGCTCACGGTGGAACTGGCCGCGGCGGCGCAGGGGAAGGTTAAGGCAGACGTGGTTATTCAGGGCGGCCGGGTGGTGAACGTCTTTACCGGTGAGATCCTTACGGCCGACGTGGCCGTCCGTGCCGGGCGGGTGGTCCTCGTGGGGGCGGCCGGGCACACCGTCGGTCCGGAGACCCGGGTGCTGGATGCTAAGGGGTACTACTTGGTACCCGGCCTCCTGGACGGCCACATCCACGTGGAGAGCAGCATGGTAAGCGTTACCCAGTTCGCCCGGGCGGTGCTGCCCAGCGGGACCACCACCATCTTCATGGATCCGCACGAGATCGCCAACGTTTTCGGCCTTCCCGGTATCCGCCTCATGGTGGAAGAGGGGAAGAACCTGCCGCTCAAGGTGTTTGCCACCATGCCCTCCTGCGTGCCGGCGGCGCCCGGCTTTGAGGATGCCGGTGCCGTGATCGGGCCGGCCGAGGTGGCCGAGGCCATGGGCTGGGAGGGCATCATCGGGCTGGGCGAGATGATGAACTTCCCCGGAGTTCTCGCAGGCGACCCCAGCGTCCACGGGGAACTGCAGGCGACCATGGCGGCCGGCAAGGTGATCACCGGCCACTACTCCCTCCCGGAGACGGAGGTGGGGCTCCAGGCCTACGCCGCGGCCGGTATTGCCTCCTGCCACGAGTCCACCCGCAAGGAAGACGCCCTGGCGCGCCTGCGGCTCGGGATGTACGCCAAGCTGCGCGAAGGCTCGGCCTGGCATGACATCAAGGCCACCATCAAGAGCCTTACCGAGACGGGCGTGGACACGCGGCGGGCGGTGCTGGTGACCGATGACACGCACCCGGCGACGCTCCTTGCGGTGGGGCACCTCAGCCACGTGGTGCGGCGCGCCATCGAAGAGGGGCTGAGCCCCATCCGCGCCATTCAGCTGGCAACGCTCAACCCGGCCGAGTGTTTCGGCCTGAGCCGGGACCTGGGAAGCATCGCGCCGGGGCGCTGCGCCGACATTCTCTTCGTCCCCGACCTGGCGGACTTTCGGCCGGCAAAGGTCATGGTGGACGGTGAGGTCGTGGCCGCAGAGGGGCGGCTTTTGGTCGAGCTTCCCCCGTACCTGTATCCCGAGTGGGCCACCCGGTCCGTGCGGCTCAAGCACTCCCTGACGCCGGCGGACTTTACAATCCCCGCACCGGTGACCGAGGGGCGGGTGCGCGTGCGGGCCATGCAGGTGATCGAGGCCAAGGTGGGGACCCTAAGCGTCGAGGCGCATGTGCCGGCGCGGGACGGCGCGCTGGCCGCCGTGCCCGCGGCGGACGTGGCTAAGGTGGCCTGCATCGAGCGCCACGGCGGTCCGGGGAATATCGGCCTCGGTTTTGTGAAGGGGTTTGGCTTCACGGGAGGTGCGGTGGCCTCCACCGTGGCCCACGACAGTCACAACCTTCTCATCATCGGCATGAACGATGCCGACATGGCGCTGGCCGGCAACACCCTGGCGGAATGCGGCGGCGGTATGGCGGCCGTGCGGGACGGGAAGGTCCTGGCGCTGCTGAAACTCCCCATCGCCGGGCTCATGTCGCCTGAGCCGGTGGAAGAAGTGGACGCCGCGGTGCGCGCCCTGGAGGCGGCCTGGCGGGCGCTGGGCTGCCGGCTGGTGTCGCCCTTTATGACCATGGCCCTTCTTTCGCTGGCGGTGTTGCCGGAGCTGCGCATCACCAACCGGGGTTTGGTGGACACGCTGAGGTTCCGGTTTGTCGATCCGGTGCTCGATGTCTAA
- the kynU gene encoding kynureninase: protein MRQEFLTEEFARELDRSDELAHWRGHFYLKPGSIYMDGNSLGLLSREAEAALLSSLNEWKTLGIDGWTRAEQPWFYLAEELGRKEAPLVGAEPDEVIVTGSTTLNLHNLMAAFYRPEGKRKKILADELNFPSDKYALESQLRLHGLDPQENLVLVRSRDGRTLEEKDIIAALTDEVAVAVLPSVLYRSGQLLNLSLLTYAAHEKGALIGFDLSHSAGVVPHKLHAWDVDFAFWCNYKYLNAGPGAAASLFVHQKHFGRLPGLAGWWGYRKDRQFDMNLTFEPAAGAGAWQAGTPPVLSLAPLAGSLALFKAAGMERLRAKSLALTSYLIYLIDAGLSGPPYNYRIGTPREPERRGGHVAVEHEEAVRLSAALKRRGVIPDFRPPNVIRLAPVPLYTSFHDVWQVVRHLKEIIDTREYELFPRERDTVA, encoded by the coding sequence ATACGGCAGGAGTTTTTGACGGAAGAGTTTGCCCGGGAGCTGGATCGCAGCGACGAGCTGGCCCACTGGCGCGGGCACTTTTACCTTAAGCCGGGGAGCATATACATGGACGGCAATTCCCTGGGGCTCCTATCCCGGGAGGCCGAGGCAGCTCTGCTTAGCAGCTTGAACGAGTGGAAGACCCTGGGCATCGATGGCTGGACACGGGCCGAGCAGCCCTGGTTCTACCTGGCGGAAGAGCTGGGGCGGAAAGAGGCGCCGCTAGTGGGGGCGGAGCCGGATGAGGTGATTGTGACGGGCTCTACCACCTTGAACCTGCACAACCTCATGGCTGCCTTTTACCGGCCGGAGGGGAAACGGAAAAAGATCCTGGCCGACGAGCTCAATTTTCCCTCCGACAAGTACGCGCTGGAAAGCCAGCTGCGCCTGCACGGGCTCGACCCCCAGGAAAACCTGGTGCTGGTGCGCTCCCGCGACGGCCGTACCCTGGAGGAAAAAGACATCATCGCCGCTCTGACGGATGAGGTGGCGGTGGCGGTGCTGCCATCGGTGCTTTACCGCAGCGGGCAGCTTCTTAACCTGTCGCTCCTCACCTACGCGGCGCACGAGAAAGGCGCGCTCATCGGCTTCGACCTTAGCCACTCGGCCGGGGTGGTGCCGCACAAACTCCACGCCTGGGACGTGGACTTCGCCTTCTGGTGCAACTACAAGTACTTAAACGCCGGGCCGGGCGCCGCAGCCAGCCTCTTTGTACACCAGAAGCACTTTGGCCGCCTGCCGGGCCTGGCAGGCTGGTGGGGCTACCGCAAGGACCGGCAGTTTGACATGAATCTTACATTTGAGCCGGCGGCCGGTGCGGGGGCCTGGCAGGCGGGGACACCGCCCGTCCTCAGCCTGGCACCGCTGGCCGGATCGCTTGCGCTCTTTAAGGCCGCCGGGATGGAACGGCTGCGCGCCAAGTCCTTGGCCCTCACCTCTTACCTGATCTACCTTATCGACGCCGGCTTGAGCGGCCCACCCTATAACTACCGCATCGGCACGCCGCGCGAGCCGGAGCGGCGGGGCGGGCACGTGGCGGTGGAGCACGAGGAGGCGGTACGCTTGAGCGCCGCCCTCAAGCGGCGCGGGGTGATCCCCGATTTCCGGCCGCCCAACGTCATCCGCCTGGCTCCTGTGCCCCTTTACACCAGCTTTCACGACGTCTGGCAGGTGGTGCGGCACCTCAAGGAGATCATCGACACCCGCGAGTACGAGCTCTTCCCACGCGAGCGGGATACCGTGGCTTGA
- a CDS encoding histidinol-phosphate transaminase: MLCSNAYLYKLKRDSYVVDVREKLRSYGWPEEKVLDCALGTNPLGAPPAAREAYRAAAGEDFSRYPDPWADELRENLARFWAGAGITAADIAVGPGSMGVLERLNKLFLFPGAQVLGYTPQFSEYVSDARANGAVYCSLPLAGEKLEFDPAAFLERLTPAVTLVYLDNPNNPTGQLLDLATLRTILERAQELSVPVLVDEAYGEFVSPESSAVYLSTSFSNLLVVRSFSKGWGLAGLRVGYAVLRDELRSLYSRVDLPFSLSRAACRAARAALADREFAVRSRRRVGAVKAEVLRSLKVLRPSTTHPTTPIVTLTAPDPATDLRDAFLRQGVLVESGADFPGLSAASVRLRVPAEAGELLNRLAAVEEVLAGSRR, translated from the coding sequence ATGCTTTGTTCTAATGCCTACCTCTATAAACTCAAACGGGACAGTTACGTGGTGGACGTGCGGGAGAAACTGCGGTCCTACGGCTGGCCGGAAGAGAAGGTGCTGGACTGCGCCTTGGGCACCAACCCCTTGGGGGCGCCGCCGGCGGCCCGGGAGGCTTACCGGGCCGCGGCCGGGGAGGACTTCTCACGTTACCCGGACCCCTGGGCGGACGAGCTGCGGGAAAACCTGGCCCGCTTCTGGGCCGGGGCGGGAATAACGGCGGCGGACATCGCCGTCGGTCCCGGTTCCATGGGCGTGCTGGAGCGCTTGAACAAGTTGTTCCTCTTTCCGGGAGCGCAGGTCCTAGGGTATACGCCGCAGTTTTCCGAGTACGTGAGCGACGCCCGCGCCAACGGGGCTGTCTACTGCAGCCTGCCGCTGGCCGGCGAAAAGCTGGAATTTGACCCGGCTGCCTTTCTCGAGCGTCTCACGCCCGCCGTTACTCTGGTTTATCTTGATAATCCCAACAACCCTACGGGTCAGCTGCTGGACCTCGCCACCCTCCGCACCATCCTTGAGCGCGCCCAGGAGCTTTCTGTTCCGGTGCTGGTGGACGAGGCATACGGGGAGTTCGTTTCGCCGGAAAGTTCCGCCGTCTATCTCAGTACTTCCTTCTCGAACCTTCTTGTGGTCCGTTCTTTCTCCAAGGGCTGGGGCCTGGCGGGGTTGCGGGTGGGCTACGCGGTGCTCCGGGACGAGCTGCGCTCCCTCTACAGCCGCGTGGACCTCCCTTTCAGCCTCAGCCGGGCGGCGTGCAGGGCGGCGCGGGCGGCCCTGGCCGACCGGGAATTCGCCGTCCGCTCCCGCCGACGCGTGGGCGCGGTGAAGGCGGAGGTCCTGCGTTCCCTCAAGGTCCTAAGGCCGTCGACTACCCACCCCACCACCCCCATCGTTACCTTAACGGCGCCGGATCCGGCGACGGATCTCCGGGATGCCTTTTTGCGCCAGGGAGTGCTGGTGGAGTCCGGCGCTGACTTCCCCGGCCTCAGCGCGGCTTCAGTTCGCCTGCGGGTGCCGGCGGAGGCAGGCGAGCTCCTGAACCGGTTGGCGGCGGTGGAAGAGGTGCTGGCGGGCAGCAGGCGGTAA
- a CDS encoding amidohydrolase, whose amino-acid sequence MNEAELAQLKQQVCRSIAAARDEIVALAEDIFTHPELGYKETRTSELVAGKLAGLGLTVERGLALTGVRAVAPGREHNARVAILGELDAVVSPQHPQADPHTGAAHACGHHGQLAAMLGAGIGLVRSGAVKELGGDVVLMAVPAEEFVELGYRRRLMEEGKIEFFGGKQELIKAGAFSDLDAVMMVHSEAQTPERKAFVGGTCNGFIGKIVTYLGKAAHAGGAPHEGINALNAAMLGLMAIHAQRETFRDEDSIRVHPIITKGGDLVNIVPAEVTVETYVRGRSMPAVFDANHKVNRALKAGAYAVGAECQIDEIPGYLPLSQHPELSELFAANMRRLIGAENVVPGAHMAGSSDIGDISQLVPAIQPTIGGFSGLAHGKDFCVSDPDMAYIFPAQALAMTAVDLLVNGAAKARAIKAAFQAPLDRESYLKMWADFRAGKE is encoded by the coding sequence ATGAACGAAGCAGAGTTGGCGCAGCTGAAGCAGCAGGTATGCCGGAGCATCGCCGCCGCCCGCGACGAGATTGTGGCGCTGGCGGAGGACATCTTCACCCACCCGGAGCTCGGCTACAAGGAGACGCGCACCTCCGAGCTGGTGGCGGGCAAACTCGCCGGGCTGGGCCTCACCGTCGAGCGCGGGCTGGCCCTCACCGGGGTAAGGGCGGTGGCACCCGGCCGGGAACATAACGCCCGGGTGGCCATCCTGGGCGAACTGGACGCCGTGGTTTCCCCCCAGCACCCCCAGGCCGACCCGCACACGGGCGCCGCGCACGCCTGCGGGCACCACGGGCAGCTGGCGGCCATGCTGGGGGCCGGAATCGGCCTCGTCCGCTCCGGGGCGGTGAAGGAGCTGGGCGGTGACGTGGTGCTCATGGCCGTGCCGGCCGAAGAGTTTGTGGAGCTGGGGTATCGCCGCCGCTTGATGGAAGAAGGCAAGATCGAGTTTTTCGGCGGCAAGCAGGAACTCATCAAGGCAGGTGCCTTCTCCGACCTGGACGCCGTGATGATGGTCCACTCGGAAGCGCAAACGCCGGAGCGCAAGGCCTTCGTCGGCGGCACCTGCAACGGCTTCATCGGCAAGATCGTCACCTACCTGGGCAAGGCGGCCCACGCCGGCGGTGCTCCCCACGAGGGGATCAATGCCCTTAACGCCGCCATGCTGGGGCTCATGGCCATCCATGCCCAGCGCGAGACCTTCCGCGACGAGGACTCCATCCGCGTCCACCCCATCATCACCAAGGGCGGCGACCTGGTGAACATCGTCCCGGCTGAGGTCACCGTGGAAACCTACGTGCGCGGGCGCAGCATGCCGGCGGTCTTCGACGCCAACCACAAGGTCAACCGCGCCCTTAAGGCCGGCGCTTACGCCGTCGGCGCCGAGTGCCAGATTGATGAGATCCCGGGGTATCTGCCGCTGAGCCAGCACCCGGAGCTCTCGGAACTCTTTGCCGCCAACATGCGCCGGCTTATTGGAGCAGAAAACGTGGTCCCGGGTGCACACATGGCAGGCTCCTCCGACATCGGCGACATCTCCCAGCTCGTGCCGGCCATCCAACCCACCATCGGCGGCTTCAGCGGCCTGGCCCACGGCAAGGACTTTTGCGTGAGCGACCCAGATATGGCCTATATTTTCCCTGCCCAGGCCCTGGCCATGACCGCGGTCGACCTCCTGGTGAACGGCGCTGCTAAGGCCCGCGCCATCAAGGCCGCTTTCCAGGCACCGCTTGATCGGGAAAGCTACCTCAAGATGTGGGCCGACTTCCGGGCCGGTAAGGAATAG
- a CDS encoding DUF3100 domain-containing protein, with the protein MQKPSEWKIHALVLAMVAVSEFIGIKSFQVGPGKAILLPMLYALVIGLMLGPKFLKVVDLEEMKLATPFIGLSVMLLIAKYGTTIGPSVPLLIKAGPALILQEIGNFGTIILAFPIAMLLGFRREAIGAVHSIAREGNLAIIGEMYGLESPEGRGVMGVYICGTLFGAIFFGIMAGFFASLKIFHPYALAMACGVGSASMMAASSGALTAAVPAMAKEIQAFASASNLLTAADGVYASVFVAIPFTEWLYRKFGPKEAAQAVAQAEPAAGQEGK; encoded by the coding sequence ATGCAGAAGCCGTCGGAATGGAAGATCCACGCCCTGGTGCTGGCCATGGTGGCGGTGTCTGAGTTCATCGGCATCAAGAGCTTCCAGGTCGGGCCGGGCAAGGCGATCCTGCTCCCCATGCTCTACGCTTTGGTCATCGGGTTGATGCTGGGGCCGAAGTTCCTCAAGGTGGTCGACCTGGAGGAGATGAAGCTGGCCACGCCCTTCATCGGCCTCTCGGTGATGCTCCTCATCGCCAAGTACGGCACCACCATCGGGCCTTCGGTACCTCTCCTCATCAAGGCGGGCCCTGCCCTGATTCTCCAGGAGATCGGCAACTTCGGCACCATCATCCTAGCCTTCCCCATCGCCATGCTGCTCGGCTTCCGGCGCGAAGCCATCGGCGCCGTGCACTCCATCGCCCGTGAGGGAAACCTGGCCATCATTGGTGAAATGTACGGGCTCGAGTCGCCGGAGGGCCGCGGCGTGATGGGCGTCTACATCTGCGGGACCCTGTTCGGCGCCATCTTCTTCGGCATCATGGCCGGCTTCTTCGCCAGCCTCAAGATCTTTCATCCTTATGCCCTGGCCATGGCCTGCGGCGTGGGCAGCGCCAGCATGATGGCCGCGAGTTCCGGCGCCTTAACGGCGGCGGTCCCGGCGATGGCGAAAGAGATTCAGGCCTTCGCCTCCGCCAGCAACCTGCTTACGGCGGCGGACGGTGTCTACGCCTCAGTGTTTGTGGCCATCCCCTTCACCGAATGGCTCTACCGCAAGTTCGGACCCAAGGAAGCAGCGCAGGCCGTCGCCCAGGCAGAACCAGCCGCCGGACAGGAGGGGAAGTAA